In Armatimonadota bacterium, the following are encoded in one genomic region:
- a CDS encoding ferritin family protein has translation MPSFANPFYGNVPAKKMTVSELIRALRLDIASEEEATALYEAHADATDNPLAKKVFLDIANEERVHVGEFTELINILTQYEEDAWLANGAAEVKEMAEEVTRGDLEPASPAEKAEHEDGVETEKDELTIGSLKL, from the coding sequence ATGCCCAGTTTTGCAAATCCGTTCTATGGAAACGTGCCGGCTAAAAAGATGACGGTCAGCGAGTTGATCAGAGCGCTCAGACTCGATATAGCATCGGAAGAGGAGGCTACTGCTCTTTACGAAGCTCATGCGGATGCTACAGATAACCCTCTGGCTAAAAAGGTCTTTCTGGATATAGCAAATGAAGAACGTGTACACGTCGGCGAGTTCACTGAACTTATAAACATTCTCACTCAATATGAGGAAGACGCCTGGCTCGCTAACGGCGCAGCCGAGGTGAAAGAGATGGCTGAGGAAGTGACGAGAGGTGACCTTGAACCGGCTTCGCCTGCTGAAAAGGCTGAGCATGAGGACGGCGTTGAGACTGAGAAAGATGAACTAACGATAGGATCACTTAAATTGTAG
- a CDS encoding family 1 encapsulin nanocompartment shell protein, with the protein MANKYLGRDDFSGSEEVWARLDEIVISSAKSQLSARRLLDIEGPYGLALKSVPLPDRIVKEADPKVMAGGVLSVPLIETTFSLGARDLAAFESGGFSLDTEAVATAAINMASAEDALIFEGSKELGIEGLLNAKGVQSVKLGNWDEVGAAANDIIKAINALDTAGFHGPYLLALSPDLHNLLYRLYPQGYQVEMQHVESIVGSSVIKAPGIKNGGALLAAGKQFASIIIGQDMTAGFVGPEDGRFVFSISESLTPYIRVPASVCVLKA; encoded by the coding sequence ATGGCGAACAAGTACCTTGGGCGTGATGATTTTTCGGGATCGGAAGAAGTCTGGGCCAGGCTGGACGAGATAGTAATTTCCTCCGCAAAAAGTCAACTATCCGCAAGGAGATTGCTTGATATAGAAGGACCTTATGGACTTGCTCTGAAAAGCGTTCCACTGCCGGACAGGATTGTCAAAGAAGCTGATCCTAAGGTAATGGCTGGAGGCGTGCTCAGTGTGCCTCTGATCGAGACAACGTTCTCGCTCGGAGCGCGCGACCTGGCAGCATTCGAGTCCGGCGGATTTTCACTGGACACTGAAGCTGTCGCCACAGCCGCCATAAATATGGCGTCGGCAGAGGATGCGTTGATATTCGAAGGCAGCAAGGAGCTTGGAATAGAAGGGCTGCTCAACGCAAAAGGAGTCCAGTCGGTCAAGCTCGGCAATTGGGACGAAGTCGGCGCAGCGGCTAATGATATCATCAAAGCTATCAACGCTCTGGATACGGCGGGCTTTCATGGGCCATATCTGCTGGCTCTTTCGCCTGATCTGCACAATCTGTTATACAGGCTCTATCCGCAGGGCTATCAGGTCGAAATGCAGCATGTGGAGAGTATTGTCGGAAGCAGCGTCATCAAGGCTCCGGGGATCAAAAACGGAGGAGCGCTGCTGGCTGCTGGCAAGCAGTTTGCTTCAATAATAATCGGTCAGGATATGACGGCCGGCTTTGTGGGGCCGGAGGACGGCAGGTTTGTGTTCAGTATATCCGAGAGTCTGACGCCGTATATACGAGTGCCCGCATCCGTGTGCGTGCTGAAGGCGTAA
- a CDS encoding GNAT family N-acetyltransferase, translating to MIIFETQRLIARYWEPNKDAEQAFRIYSHPEVTHFIRAPKDIPANVDEQRDALLKKCAEYSQFNDGTGSWALEEKGTGVVVGSVIVKWLPDADRVPTTDMEVGWHLGREHWGRGFATEAGTRAARYALEILGQDVIYAVVRPANERSVRVTQRIGMQPRGTTDKYYGVELLLFELRADK from the coding sequence GTGATTATCTTTGAAACCCAGAGGCTGATAGCCCGTTATTGGGAGCCTAATAAAGATGCCGAGCAGGCCTTCCGCATCTATTCCCACCCCGAGGTAACACATTTCATACGCGCTCCAAAAGATATCCCGGCTAATGTGGATGAGCAGAGAGATGCGCTGCTAAAGAAGTGCGCTGAGTATAGTCAATTCAACGACGGCACCGGCTCCTGGGCGCTTGAAGAGAAGGGGACCGGTGTAGTTGTCGGCAGTGTCATTGTGAAGTGGCTACCGGATGCGGACCGTGTCCCTACAACCGATATGGAGGTCGGCTGGCATTTGGGACGAGAACACTGGGGCAGGGGTTTTGCCACTGAGGCGGGAACGCGCGCCGCGCGCTATGCCCTCGAAATCCTAGGCCAAGATGTTATATACGCCGTAGTCAGGCCGGCTAACGAACGCTCGGTCCGTGTGACCCAAAGGATCGGCATGCAGCCCAGGGGAACGACAGACAAATACTATGGCGTCGAACTGCTGCTTTTTGAGCTGAGAGCAGATAAGTAG
- a CDS encoding GNAT family N-acetyltransferase has product MTKQITYRSATADDCPGMLDLWRQFWSLQNYEANLPKKIEMDPELVIVAEVEGHIVGTIIGGFDGWWAWIYRVAVHKDYQGQGIASELFTRIHSRLKELGADGACLVSSLENESMQGLLKKLGYKRYSQAYFGHSL; this is encoded by the coding sequence ATGACAAAACAGATAACCTATAGAAGCGCAACAGCCGATGATTGTCCGGGTATGCTTGATTTGTGGCGGCAGTTTTGGTCACTGCAGAATTATGAGGCTAACTTGCCGAAAAAGATAGAGATGGATCCGGAGTTGGTAATAGTGGCCGAGGTTGAAGGGCATATCGTCGGCACGATTATCGGCGGATTCGATGGATGGTGGGCTTGGATATACAGGGTTGCCGTTCATAAAGATTATCAAGGCCAGGGAATTGCTTCAGAGTTGTTTACTCGAATTCACAGCAGGCTCAAAGAGCTTGGTGCGGATGGCGCCTGTTTGGTTTCTTCACTTGAAAATGAGTCGATGCAGGGATTGCTCAAGAAGCTCGGCTACAAAAGATACAGCCAGGCATATTTTGGACATTCGCTGTGA
- a CDS encoding DUF3795 domain-containing protein produces the protein MSDARKVTAYCGLCCLDCIPNNHRLLELVKELAGVLDEVGFEEYAAHKSRREPIFNGYPAFRKVLDAIPRIECSGSCYEGPVSELGCARDCSIRRCAIGHDFAGCWECDEVDNCDLMRSCKGFHPGLESNLRMIREHGIENWLDKRGIHYWWDSHDKTDNL, from the coding sequence ATGTCTGACGCACGAAAAGTAACCGCATACTGTGGTCTTTGCTGCCTGGACTGCATCCCCAATAATCACCGGCTCCTCGAACTTGTAAAAGAGCTTGCCGGGGTGTTGGATGAAGTCGGCTTCGAGGAGTATGCCGCCCATAAGTCGCGCCGAGAGCCGATATTCAATGGCTATCCGGCATTTCGAAAAGTGTTGGATGCGATACCTCGAATCGAATGCTCAGGCTCATGTTATGAAGGCCCGGTATCCGAACTCGGATGCGCACGTGATTGCTCGATAAGACGATGTGCCATCGGTCATGATTTTGCCGGCTGCTGGGAGTGTGATGAGGTCGATAACTGCGACCTCATGCGCTCGTGCAAGGGTTTTCACCCCGGCCTTGAGTCGAACCTGCGCATGATACGCGAGCACGGTATAGAAAACTGGCTGGATAAGCGCGGAATACACTATTGGTGGGATAGCCATGACAAAACAGATAACCTATAG
- the secA gene encoding preprotein translocase subunit SecA, giving the protein MNIIKLFSANEREIKKFRRVAEQITALEPSIKSLSDEQLRAKTDEFRERIAKGETVDDLLVEAFAVVREAGIRTLGMRHFDVQLIGGMVLHQGRIAEMKTGEGKTLVATLPLYLNALEGKGAHLVTVNDFLSRRDAAWNGPLYDFLGLTVGSIHGQSAESGGSGNSYMYDSDYVAESPQGWDKLRPVSRRQAYACDITYGTNHEFGFDYLRDNMAFSADDLVQRELHYAIVDEVDSILVDEARTPLIISGPGNRSSDMYYKMDKVVRRLVKERDYTIDEKAKTAMLTEDGTRHVEEITGCGNLSDPENLEINQYVNAALKAHAVFKKDIDYVVKDGQVTIVDEFTGRLMFGRRWSDGLHQAVEAKEGVPVEEENQTLATITYQNYFRLYDKLSGMTGTAKTEEEEFRKIYALDVVEIPTNRPVIRKDSPDVIFKTEEAKFRGIITEVLKAYTREQPVLVGTRSIEVSERVSERLLSERLQLLAATIILRSRLEANKEIGDEKQELFNQLNAKFETLGINNFSKLAKRLGVELNMLSDANISELASILSISPRQTGKLREALKEGIVHNVLNAKYHEMEAQIISQAGRRGAVTIATNMAGRGVDIILGGSKLSEEEEAEFEDDPTELQPFDKADLTWDMDFWKQHNPDKFEEAQKNPKTLGVIERGGMYIIGTERHESRRIDNQLRGRSGRQGDPGASKFFVSFEDELMRLFGDKSGSWMFQGWQEHEAIEHEGGLGKVLSKAIERAQKKVEMHHFEMRKHVLDYDDVMNVQRETIYKERRRILEGADLRSTVIGYLYESVHGAIDMFCHEGVAPDEWDTEGLFHNVNEILPLEFYAKPADLKGKRRDDLSDMLDEIVDKSYEAKEQEIGVELMRDIERHVALDMINRKWIDHLDAMDFLREGIGLRGYAQRDPLVEYKKEAYDLFQTMLEGVQEDMAKIMYRVQTQEPPRRRRLTYDNLVEMSAEGPQGMGDNQAQMARVAATIKGKHGKIGRNDPCPCGSGKKFKKCCMGKFEQ; this is encoded by the coding sequence ATGAACATTATTAAGCTATTCAGCGCCAATGAGCGCGAGATAAAGAAGTTTCGCAGGGTCGCCGAACAGATAACAGCTCTTGAACCTTCGATCAAGTCACTGAGTGATGAGCAGCTTCGAGCCAAGACGGACGAGTTCCGTGAGCGTATCGCCAAGGGTGAGACCGTTGACGATCTGCTTGTAGAGGCGTTTGCGGTAGTGCGTGAGGCGGGCATCAGGACGCTTGGTATGAGACACTTCGATGTGCAGCTCATCGGCGGAATGGTGCTTCATCAGGGACGCATCGCTGAGATGAAGACCGGTGAGGGCAAGACCCTGGTCGCCACTTTGCCTCTTTACCTCAATGCTCTCGAGGGCAAAGGCGCGCACCTGGTAACTGTAAACGACTTCCTCTCTAGGCGCGACGCCGCCTGGAACGGCCCACTATATGATTTCCTTGGTCTCACGGTCGGCTCGATCCATGGTCAGAGCGCCGAGAGCGGCGGCAGCGGCAACTCGTATATGTATGACTCGGACTATGTCGCCGAAAGCCCGCAGGGCTGGGATAAGCTCAGACCGGTCTCCCGCCGGCAAGCCTATGCATGCGATATTACCTATGGAACCAACCACGAGTTCGGGTTCGACTATCTGCGTGATAACATGGCTTTCAGCGCGGATGATCTGGTTCAGAGAGAGCTTCACTATGCCATCGTGGACGAGGTAGACTCAATCCTTGTTGATGAAGCCAGGACACCATTAATTATATCAGGCCCCGGCAACCGTTCCAGCGACATGTATTACAAGATGGACAAGGTTGTCCGCAGGCTCGTTAAAGAGCGCGATTACACAATAGATGAGAAGGCCAAGACGGCCATGCTCACCGAAGACGGCACGCGCCATGTCGAGGAGATCACAGGCTGCGGAAACCTCAGCGATCCTGAAAACCTCGAGATAAACCAGTACGTCAACGCCGCCTTAAAGGCTCACGCTGTCTTTAAGAAGGACATCGACTATGTAGTCAAGGACGGCCAGGTCACTATCGTCGACGAGTTCACCGGTCGACTTATGTTCGGTCGAAGATGGAGCGACGGGCTTCACCAGGCTGTTGAAGCGAAAGAAGGGGTCCCGGTCGAAGAGGAAAACCAGACCCTGGCGACTATCACCTATCAGAACTACTTCCGCCTGTATGACAAACTCTCCGGTATGACAGGCACCGCCAAGACAGAGGAAGAAGAGTTCCGCAAGATATATGCTCTGGACGTAGTCGAGATACCGACCAACCGACCCGTGATCCGCAAAGACTCGCCCGATGTGATCTTTAAGACGGAAGAGGCCAAGTTTAGAGGGATCATTACAGAGGTCCTTAAAGCTTACACGCGCGAGCAGCCGGTGCTGGTCGGAACGCGTTCAATTGAGGTCTCGGAGCGGGTAAGCGAGAGGCTTCTATCCGAAAGGCTCCAGCTTTTGGCCGCCACGATCATCCTGCGCTCCAGGCTTGAGGCCAATAAAGAGATCGGTGACGAGAAGCAGGAGCTTTTTAACCAGCTCAACGCCAAATTCGAGACCCTGGGGATAAACAATTTCAGCAAACTTGCCAAACGGCTCGGAGTCGAGCTTAATATGCTCAGCGACGCAAATATCAGCGAGCTGGCATCAATCCTGTCGATCAGCCCGAGGCAGACAGGCAAGCTCCGCGAGGCGCTCAAAGAGGGGATTGTTCATAACGTCCTCAATGCGAAGTACCACGAGATGGAAGCGCAGATCATTTCGCAGGCCGGCCGCCGAGGAGCAGTGACCATAGCGACCAACATGGCGGGCCGCGGCGTCGACATCATCCTCGGAGGCTCAAAGCTCTCGGAAGAGGAAGAAGCCGAGTTTGAAGACGACCCGACCGAACTGCAGCCTTTCGACAAGGCCGACCTGACCTGGGATATGGACTTCTGGAAACAGCACAATCCGGACAAGTTCGAAGAAGCTCAGAAGAACCCCAAGACACTCGGTGTGATCGAGCGCGGCGGCATGTATATCATCGGCACCGAACGGCATGAAAGCCGCCGAATCGACAACCAGCTCAGAGGCCGGTCCGGCAGACAGGGCGACCCGGGCGCGTCCAAGTTCTTTGTCTCGTTCGAGGACGAACTGATGCGCCTCTTTGGCGACAAGTCCGGCTCATGGATGTTCCAGGGCTGGCAGGAGCATGAGGCCATAGAGCACGAAGGCGGCTTGGGAAAAGTACTATCCAAAGCTATTGAGCGTGCACAGAAGAAAGTCGAGATGCACCATTTCGAAATGCGTAAGCACGTTCTCGACTACGACGATGTGATGAACGTTCAGCGCGAGACTATCTACAAAGAGCGCCGCCGCATCCTGGAAGGTGCCGACTTGCGCTCAACCGTAATCGGCTACCTGTATGAGAGTGTGCATGGCGCAATAGACATGTTCTGCCATGAGGGGGTAGCGCCGGACGAGTGGGATACCGAAGGGCTCTTCCACAATGTTAACGAGATACTGCCTCTGGAGTTTTACGCCAAGCCAGCGGACCTCAAGGGCAAGAGGCGTGATGACCTCTCCGACATGCTGGATGAGATAGTCGATAAGAGCTACGAGGCCAAGGAGCAGGAGATAGGTGTCGAGCTGATGCGCGATATCGAGCGCCATGTGGCTCTGGATATGATCAACCGCAAATGGATAGATCATCTCGACGCTATGGACTTCCTTCGCGAGGGCATAGGCCTGCGCGGCTACGCTCAGCGCGACCCGCTGGTCGAATACAAGAAAGAAGCCTATGACCTCTTCCAGACAATGCTCGAAGGCGTCCAGGAAGACATGGCCAAGATCATGTATCGAGTCCAGACTCAGGAGCCTCCGAGGCGCAGGCGTCTGACATACGATAATCTTGTCGAAATGTCAGCCGAAGGCCCTCAGGGTATGGGTGACAATCAGGCTCAAATGGCCCGGGTTGCCGCGACGATAAAAGGCAAGCACGGTAAGATAGGCCGCAACGATCCATGCCCGTGCGGCAGCGGCAAGAAGTTCAAGAAGTGCTGTATGGGCAAGTTTGAGCAATAA
- a CDS encoding alpha-glucosidase/alpha-galactosidase (catalyses the hydrolysis of terminal non-reducing alpha-D-galactose residues in alpha-D-galactosides) translates to MKIAFIGAGSYIFARKLVIDLSTFDDLPPIELALMDIDADRLETTEMLVNKVISQQKRQIAVTKTLDRRQALEGADFVFAMYEPNGLEARKREIQMCIDHGVPMAIGDTLGPSGVFKGIRTGTLTLSIARDMEQLCPNALFLNYVNPMAVNCWVVNAMTSIRSVGMCHGLEHTRDLLAVFLDIPSEELYLRGWGINHMLWILEMKHNGRDMYPRLREVMPSVREQDPVRFALMDATGYFVTESSYHSAEYVPYFREWFKPLTVFDHEDSAYNFGMGGWGGQIIGPSAPPAGRVEQKIPLNWDIHLYEKHWAKNWDRQKRQLLDEAYVPVALSEEYGMRIVHSVITNTPRTMSLNVANKGYIPNLPTGATVELPVKVDKDGLHPETVDPLPEPCASLCRRNIEVQSQIVEAIANEDPRAAFNAVLLDPLAGACLDPAGMRSLFNDLIERDRDMLPEWLAR, encoded by the coding sequence ATGAAAATCGCATTCATCGGAGCAGGCAGTTATATCTTTGCACGAAAACTCGTGATCGATCTGTCCACATTTGACGACCTGCCGCCTATCGAGCTGGCGCTCATGGATATTGACGCCGACCGGCTGGAGACGACCGAGATGCTGGTCAACAAAGTTATCTCTCAGCAAAAGCGTCAGATTGCTGTGACCAAAACGCTCGACCGCAGACAGGCTCTGGAGGGCGCTGATTTTGTTTTTGCCATGTATGAGCCGAACGGGCTTGAAGCGCGCAAACGTGAGATTCAGATGTGCATAGATCACGGCGTGCCCATGGCTATCGGAGACACGCTTGGTCCCTCTGGTGTCTTCAAGGGCATAAGGACCGGAACACTGACACTGAGTATCGCCCGTGATATGGAGCAGCTTTGCCCCAATGCTCTATTCCTTAACTATGTAAACCCGATGGCGGTAAACTGCTGGGTCGTGAACGCAATGACAAGCATTCGCTCGGTCGGAATGTGCCATGGCCTGGAGCATACTCGTGATCTGCTGGCAGTATTTCTCGATATACCCAGCGAGGAGCTGTATCTGCGCGGCTGGGGCATCAACCACATGCTCTGGATACTGGAAATGAAGCATAATGGCCGGGATATGTATCCAAGGCTGCGTGAGGTTATGCCCTCTGTGCGCGAGCAGGACCCTGTCAGGTTTGCGCTGATGGATGCCACGGGATATTTCGTAACGGAATCGAGCTACCACTCCGCTGAATACGTCCCGTATTTTAGAGAATGGTTCAAGCCCCTTACGGTATTCGATCATGAAGACTCGGCATATAATTTTGGTATGGGCGGATGGGGAGGACAGATAATAGGACCTTCAGCACCGCCGGCGGGGCGAGTGGAGCAGAAAATACCACTGAATTGGGACATTCATTTGTATGAAAAGCACTGGGCTAAGAACTGGGACAGACAAAAGCGGCAGTTGCTGGACGAAGCATATGTTCCTGTTGCGCTGAGTGAAGAGTATGGGATGAGGATAGTGCATTCGGTCATCACCAACACGCCGCGCACTATGAGTCTGAATGTCGCAAACAAGGGTTATATACCTAACCTGCCGACTGGAGCGACTGTGGAACTGCCCGTAAAGGTCGATAAGGACGGACTGCACCCGGAGACGGTCGATCCGCTGCCGGAGCCGTGCGCATCGCTTTGCAGGAGAAATATTGAAGTGCAGTCGCAGATAGTCGAGGCCATAGCCAATGAAGACCCGCGCGCGGCGTTCAATGCAGTGCTTCTCGACCCACTGGCAGGGGCATGTCTTGACCCGGCTGGTATGCGCTCGCTCTTTAATGACCTGATTGAGCGTGATAGGGATATGTTGCCGGAATGGTTGGCACGATAA
- a CDS encoding GDSL-type esterase/lipase family protein, whose protein sequence is MKIVCLGDSITLGVRPGVTDEQTFEFLLARMLSADGIDVEIINAGIGGENTAGGLDRFTRDVIDVHPDYVTIMYGTNDAAVNDSCTEPRVSLSDYSANLRSMISQAKSAGITPILMTPIPLGCQWSYVDHSPYREQGANCVIEAYVDAVRKIAEDESVPLVDNYAAWREWESATGSSIESLQTDSCHPNPAGHELIAEKMNKVIRMIVDC, encoded by the coding sequence ATGAAGATCGTATGTTTGGGCGATTCAATAACGCTGGGCGTAAGGCCGGGTGTCACAGATGAGCAGACTTTCGAGTTTTTGCTTGCGCGCATGCTCTCTGCTGACGGCATTGATGTTGAAATAATAAACGCCGGTATCGGCGGCGAGAACACAGCGGGCGGGCTTGACCGTTTCACCAGGGATGTAATAGACGTTCACCCGGACTATGTGACTATCATGTACGGCACTAACGATGCTGCCGTCAATGATAGTTGCACTGAGCCTAGAGTCTCCTTATCGGACTATTCAGCAAATCTGAGATCTATGATATCCCAGGCCAAATCGGCGGGCATCACCCCGATACTTATGACTCCTATCCCTTTAGGATGTCAATGGTCGTATGTGGATCACAGCCCCTACAGAGAGCAGGGAGCCAACTGTGTTATTGAGGCGTATGTCGATGCTGTCAGAAAGATCGCTGAAGATGAGAGTGTCCCACTGGTAGACAACTACGCTGCCTGGCGCGAGTGGGAGTCAGCCACCGGCTCCAGTATAGAGTCTCTTCAGACAGACTCGTGCCACCCCAACCCGGCAGGACATGAGCTGATAGCTGAGAAGATGAATAAAGTGATCCGTATGATTGTGGATTGTTGA
- a CDS encoding sialidase family protein, whose translation MEKRVQAEHGIIWEMPGEKFGYFGWPSIARMDDGTLVAASSGLRTGHIDPWGKTVINISRDDGKTWTWPRIINDSPIDDRDAGVVSLGGDKLLVTWFTSDTREYAVEAYADRFDLKEWQRSLASWTDELVDKWFGSWVITSDDAGDTWNGPFRSPVTSPHGPIKLADGDLLYFGKGFTRNRAEGHIMAARSKDGGKTWNVVGKVPMYDGTIPDNYHEPHVVELPSGKLVGMIRVERFDPEDKEKGLINFSMFQTESVDGGKTWSDMKPTGVLGSPPHLIRHSSGVLVCVYGYRAEGYGQRVLLSKDDGETWENWIIRDDAPNWDLGYPASVELSDGSIYTIYYQAVAEGRKCSLLWSRWSLPSL comes from the coding sequence ATGGAAAAAAGAGTCCAAGCCGAGCATGGGATTATCTGGGAGATGCCCGGCGAAAAATTCGGTTACTTTGGATGGCCGTCGATTGCGCGCATGGACGACGGCACGCTGGTTGCGGCAAGTTCGGGCCTTCGGACCGGACATATAGACCCCTGGGGCAAGACGGTGATCAACATCAGCCGCGATGACGGCAAAACATGGACCTGGCCGCGAATCATAAACGATTCACCTATCGATGATCGCGACGCGGGTGTTGTCTCACTTGGCGGCGATAAGCTGCTCGTGACGTGGTTCACGTCCGACACGCGTGAATATGCTGTTGAAGCTTACGCAGACAGATTTGACCTCAAAGAATGGCAGAGGTCTCTCGCTTCATGGACTGATGAACTTGTCGACAAATGGTTCGGCTCATGGGTTATCACCAGTGATGACGCCGGTGATACCTGGAATGGTCCGTTCAGGTCTCCTGTGACCTCGCCTCATGGCCCGATCAAGCTGGCCGACGGCGACCTGCTCTACTTCGGCAAGGGATTTACCAGGAATCGCGCCGAAGGGCACATAATGGCGGCGCGGAGCAAAGACGGCGGAAAGACATGGAATGTAGTAGGCAAAGTGCCGATGTATGATGGCACCATACCAGACAATTATCACGAGCCGCATGTTGTCGAACTGCCGTCCGGTAAGCTGGTTGGAATGATCAGAGTCGAGAGGTTCGACCCGGAGGACAAGGAAAAAGGGCTTATCAATTTCAGCATGTTCCAGACCGAGTCCGTTGACGGCGGCAAGACCTGGAGCGATATGAAACCCACTGGCGTACTTGGTTCGCCGCCTCACCTTATCCGCCACTCTTCCGGAGTGTTGGTCTGTGTCTATGGTTATCGAGCAGAGGGCTATGGGCAGCGGGTGCTGCTGAGCAAGGACGATGGCGAGACATGGGAGAACTGGATCATACGTGACGATGCTCCCAATTGGGACCTCGGTTACCCCGCTTCAGTGGAGCTGAGTGACGGCAGTATCTATACGATATACTATCAAGCTGTTGCCGAAGGCCGGAAGTGTTCGCTGCTGTGGTCACGCTGGAGCCTGCCTTCCCTTTAG
- the thiM gene encoding hydroxyethylthiazole kinase: MSADLAAIREKKPLVHSITNFVVMNETANATLCIGALPIMSHAVEEVEEMVGIAGALVLNIGTLTPKWIDAMELAGKQANKLGIPVILDPVGAGATQLRTESSKRLLKKVNISIVRGNAGEVATLAGITAEVRGVESIGAEAGTDEIAQKFASTYGCTVAITGPVDVVSDGKRAAHISNGDAMLGKVVGTGCMSNVIVASFAAVEKDAFSAAVGGLTAFGIAGEMAAKVSGDRPGTFHVELYNALYAINSADIESGAKLQIA, from the coding sequence ATATCGGCGGACCTTGCAGCAATCCGCGAAAAGAAGCCGCTGGTCCACAGTATAACCAACTTTGTGGTCATGAATGAGACAGCCAACGCCACACTCTGCATAGGCGCGCTGCCGATCATGTCGCATGCGGTAGAGGAAGTCGAGGAGATGGTCGGTATTGCCGGGGCGCTGGTCCTCAATATCGGCACTCTCACACCCAAGTGGATAGATGCAATGGAACTAGCCGGCAAGCAGGCCAACAAGCTCGGAATACCTGTAATTTTGGACCCGGTCGGCGCTGGAGCGACACAGCTTCGAACAGAGTCGAGCAAGCGCCTGCTCAAAAAAGTGAATATCTCTATTGTCAGGGGAAATGCAGGTGAAGTAGCTACTCTGGCAGGGATCACCGCCGAGGTGCGCGGGGTAGAGTCTATCGGCGCAGAGGCAGGCACGGATGAGATCGCTCAGAAGTTTGCGTCTACCTATGGCTGCACAGTCGCAATCACCGGTCCGGTGGATGTGGTAAGCGACGGCAAGCGGGCTGCTCATATCTCAAACGGCGACGCAATGCTCGGCAAAGTGGTCGGGACGGGCTGCATGTCTAATGTAATAGTCGCCTCGTTTGCCGCGGTAGAAAAGGACGCGTTCAGTGCAGCAGTCGGCGGCCTGACGGCATTTGGAATAGCAGGCGAGATGGCAGCCAAGGTCTCTGGAGACAGACCCGGCACATTCCATGTAGAGCTTTACAATGCACTGTATGCAATAAACTCTGCTGATATAGAATCGGGCGCGAAGCTCCAGATTGCGTAA
- a CDS encoding DUF305 domain-containing protein, translating to MKSLSGTEFDLQYMRSMYQLHSDTQALAEVELKSTMDAGLRQLSDNIRHEQYDLNKKLETWYSQATGKQISEYCIDSNAEYRRLQKANMRHFDAEYVDIMLDYLQRAKDASTLLLSKSSHSDLRSQATIVIKASDKEKAALQRWIKNQPMFTS from the coding sequence TTGAAAAGCCTGTCCGGGACTGAGTTCGATCTGCAGTATATGAGATCGATGTATCAGCTCCACAGCGACACGCAGGCTCTGGCCGAAGTGGAACTAAAATCTACCATGGACGCCGGGCTCCGGCAGCTTTCTGATAATATCCGGCATGAGCAGTATGACCTGAACAAAAAACTTGAGACTTGGTATAGCCAGGCAACCGGCAAGCAGATAAGCGAATACTGCATAGACTCGAATGCGGAGTATAGAAGACTTCAGAAGGCAAACATGCGCCATTTCGACGCGGAATATGTCGACATCATGCTCGACTATCTCCAGCGCGCGAAGGATGCTTCGACGCTGCTGCTGTCAAAAAGCTCGCATTCCGACTTGCGAAGTCAGGCGACCATTGTAATTAAGGCATCCGATAAAGAAAAAGCGGCCCTGCAAAGGTGGATAAAAAATCAACCTATGTTTACATCCTAA